The Henckelia pumila isolate YLH828 chromosome 2, ASM3356847v2, whole genome shotgun sequence genome includes a window with the following:
- the LOC140877442 gene encoding uncharacterized protein, whose product MVEKVAIIKERLKASQDRQKSWADMKRRPLEFEICEKAYVKVSPMKGVMRFGKIGKLNPRYVGPFEILDKVGTLEYRLALPPDMSRIHNVFNVSQLRKYIPNPTHVLEIEPLIIEGNLDEELKYEEVPIRIVDTKDQVLNRRTTPYVKVQWSNHSERVATWELEEKMRKLYPCLFEEQLNSSFENKTPNKEGGL is encoded by the coding sequence ATGGTAGAAAAAGTGGCTATCATCAAGGAAAGACTCAAAGCTTCTCAAGATCGACAAAAGAGTTGGGCTGATATGAAGAGACGACCGTTGGAATTTGAAATATGCGAGAAGGCTTATGTAAAAGTCTCACCCATGAAGGGGGTAATGCGGTTCGGAAAAATTGGGAAGTTAAACCCGAGATATGTCGGaccatttgagattttggacaaAGTAGGGACATTGGAATATAGACTGGCATTACCACCGGATATGTCAAGGATTCACAATGTTTTCAATGTATCACAGTTAAGAAAATACATCCCGAACCCAACTCATGTCCTTGAAATTGAACCCCTTATAATCGAAGGGAATCTAGATGAGGAACTTAAGTATGAAGAGGTTCCTATTCGAATTGTGGATACAAAGGATCAAGTGTTAAATAGACGGACCACTCCATACGTTAAGGTGCAGTGGTCTAATCATTCTGAAAGAGTAGCCACATGGGAACTTGAAGAGAAGATGCGGAAACTATATCCTTGTCTTTTTGAAGAGCAACTCAACTCAAGTtttgagaacaaaactcccaaTAAGGAGGGTGGGTTGTGA
- the LOC140877443 gene encoding uncharacterized mitochondrial protein AtMg00860-like, with protein sequence MDIMNIVFKPFLDKFVVVFIDNILVYSPSEEDHKEHLWLTLQTLREKELYAKLKKCEFWLKRVTFLCHIISKDGVSVDPKKVEAAMDWPRPKTVTEVQSFLGLDGYYQKFVEGFSSIAIPLTKLTQKNAKLNWDELCEKSFEILKKKLASTPIFILPTEGKDLTIYSDA encoded by the coding sequence ATGGACATCATGAATATAGTGTTCAAGCCGTTCCTCGACAAGTTTGTGGTGGTGTTTATTGACAATATTCTCGTATATTCACCAAGTGAAGAGGACCACAAAGAGCATCTCTGGCTCACTCTCCAGACACTGAGAGAGAAAGAACTCTATGCCAAATTGAAGAAGTGCGAATTTTGGCTAAAGAGAGTCACCTTCTTGTGTCATATAATATCTAAAGACGGAGTATCAGTAgatcccaagaaagtggaagCAGCCATGGATTGGCCCAGACCAAAAACTGTAACTGAAGTTCAAAGCTTTCTAGGTTTGGATGGCTATTATCAGAAATTTGTGGAAGGTTTTTCCTCGATAGCCATACCTCTCACCAAACTCACACAAAAGAATGCTAAATTAAACTGGGATGAATTGTGTGAAAAGAGCTTcgaaattttgaagaaaaaactGGCATCTACACCGATATTTATACTACCGACTGAAGGCAAGGATCTTACCATCTATAGCGATGCGTAA